From the Elusimicrobiota bacterium genome, one window contains:
- a CDS encoding polymer-forming cytoskeletal protein, with translation MKTRTLKTSLFTACLAVVSLVPAGHAKWSLHSKPDDIRHTDVVIAKGETLREDIVTDKSVTVDGVLEGDCVSFGGPVTIRGREAGDIVTMGGPVTISGLVKGDVLSLGAAVEISGTVEGDVSAIGSNMVLKGTAAVTGDISSVGGHVEKGDKVAFKGAINSVDLGVLRHVARLARMSEPRGNGLLPWLAGGLIGLGLMAILSMLLAGIVLLILPAVFFPKNVEMVADEITGNFWKSAGIGTLIIMALFPALICMLVSIMGIPLIPLALILLVAAKILGVCAFSAVLEKRFFEGIKKPGPQGLIGKVVMGYVLMAGLLIVGHVIPVFGTILFLAGFIIIAFGVVLGLGAVFTTRMGTVEGKKPVIPVPPIPA, from the coding sequence ATGAAAACAAGAACACTTAAGACTTCACTGTTTACGGCCTGTCTGGCGGTGGTTTCGCTGGTGCCCGCGGGACATGCCAAATGGTCGCTGCACTCAAAACCTGACGACATCCGCCATACGGATGTGGTGATCGCCAAGGGAGAGACGCTGCGGGAGGACATAGTCACGGACAAATCCGTAACCGTGGACGGGGTTCTGGAAGGCGACTGCGTTTCCTTCGGAGGGCCGGTTACTATCAGGGGCCGCGAGGCCGGAGATATCGTTACAATGGGAGGCCCGGTAACCATATCCGGTCTTGTCAAAGGCGATGTGCTTTCTCTGGGCGCCGCGGTGGAGATCAGCGGGACCGTGGAAGGCGATGTCTCCGCGATAGGCTCCAATATGGTGCTCAAAGGCACCGCTGCCGTCACCGGGGATATTTCATCCGTCGGAGGTCACGTTGAAAAGGGAGATAAAGTCGCTTTTAAAGGCGCGATTAATTCCGTGGACCTCGGAGTACTCCGGCACGTGGCCCGGTTGGCAAGGATGAGTGAACCGCGCGGAAACGGGCTTCTGCCATGGCTCGCGGGCGGGCTGATAGGACTGGGTTTAATGGCGATACTCTCCATGCTCCTCGCCGGAATAGTTCTGCTGATACTGCCCGCGGTATTTTTTCCGAAAAATGTGGAAATGGTCGCGGACGAGATAACCGGAAATTTCTGGAAATCCGCGGGCATAGGGACCCTTATAATAATGGCTCTTTTCCCGGCGCTCATTTGTATGTTAGTGTCAATTATGGGGATCCCTCTGATACCTCTCGCCCTTATATTGCTTGTCGCCGCCAAAATACTTGGCGTCTGCGCCTTCAGCGCTGTGCTGGAAAAGCGGTTTTTTGAGGGCATAAAAAAACCCGGTCCGCAGGGGCTTATAGGCAAGGTAGTCATGGGTTATGTGCTCATGGCCGGACTGCTCATAGTCGGGCATGTTATCCCTGTATTCGGAACGATATTATTCCTTGCCGGCTTCATAATAATCGCGTTCGGCGTGGTTTTAGGACTGGGCGCGGTATTTACTACCAGGATGGGAACCGTGGAGGGGAAAAAACCGGTTATTCCGGTCCCGCCAATACCTGCGTAA
- a CDS encoding M20/M25/M40 family metallo-hydrolase, translated as MNEKRMIQNFTELARISSLSGKEAKVARHLERIFKFMGAEVYMDNAGEKIQGDCGNLIVKIKGTEQGEPFLLSAHMDTVGPAENIKPQVHSTTITSDGLTVLGADCKAGIAIIIETVKVLEELRLPHPPLELVFTISEEMALMGAKFLDYSKLKARRGLIFDNEKPLDCVITSAPAADKMDIKVYGVAAHAGVAPEKGISAIKVVSSAIAGMKLGRIDSETTANIGVISGGNAINIVPPLVELSGEARSHSLEKLRRQTRHMEDCLKKAVKKMRIRSQGKTLSPRYDFLLERKFPNLIISSRDPVLKLIDEAMKIQGLKMKAMASGGGTDANIMYGHGIGAPILSTGMREVHTTHEYLDLKDFFGCARLTLDIMSRLARKD; from the coding sequence ATGAACGAAAAACGCATGATCCAGAATTTCACGGAGCTGGCGCGCATAAGCTCTCTTTCAGGCAAAGAGGCAAAAGTAGCCAGGCACCTGGAAAGAATTTTCAAGTTTATGGGCGCCGAAGTTTACATGGACAACGCGGGCGAAAAAATACAGGGCGACTGCGGCAACCTGATAGTTAAGATAAAAGGCACTGAGCAGGGGGAGCCGTTTTTATTGTCCGCCCACATGGATACCGTGGGCCCGGCTGAAAACATAAAGCCTCAGGTCCATTCAACCACCATAACCTCGGACGGCCTCACGGTGCTCGGCGCGGACTGCAAGGCGGGCATTGCCATTATTATTGAGACCGTAAAAGTTCTTGAAGAACTGCGCCTGCCGCATCCGCCGCTTGAACTGGTTTTTACCATAAGCGAGGAAATGGCGCTTATGGGAGCCAAATTCCTGGATTATTCAAAACTGAAAGCCCGCCGCGGGCTTATTTTTGACAATGAGAAGCCGCTTGATTGCGTTATCACGAGCGCGCCGGCCGCGGACAAGATGGATATTAAAGTTTACGGCGTGGCCGCCCACGCGGGCGTTGCGCCTGAGAAGGGTATCTCGGCCATTAAAGTCGTATCTTCGGCGATAGCTGGCATGAAACTCGGCCGTATAGACAGCGAAACCACGGCGAATATCGGAGTAATAAGCGGAGGGAACGCCATCAACATCGTACCGCCGCTGGTCGAGTTAAGCGGCGAGGCGCGCAGCCACAGCCTTGAGAAACTGCGCCGCCAGACAAGGCACATGGAAGACTGCCTGAAAAAAGCGGTCAAAAAAATGAGGATCCGGTCCCAGGGCAAAACACTTTCGCCAAGGTACGATTTTCTGCTGGAGCGCAAATTCCCGAACCTGATAATAAGCAGCCGCGACCCCGTACTGAAACTTATTGACGAAGCCATGAAAATTCAGGGTCTTAAAATGAAAGCCATGGCCTCCGGCGGCGGCACGGACGCGAATATAATGTACGGCCACGGCATAGGTGCCCCGATACTTTCCACCGGTATGCGCGAGGTGCACACCACGCATGAATATCTGGACCTGAAGGATTTCTTCGGCTGCGCCCGTTTGACGCTCGATATAATGAGCAGGCTGGCGAGGAAAGATTAG
- a CDS encoding RNA polymerase sigma factor — MENTDIPLIQRCLANDSGAFEVLLDRYKKQIFSFIFRLIRNPEDAEDLAQDTFIKAFRNLNSYNSSYPFITWLFRIAHNTCVDFLRAKKPQTLSIDDENTPDIADGPDSTHKTVELKLQQEEAEKLLAALPPLYSEVLLLQFREDLPIKQIAEILQIPEGTVKVRLFRAKALIRKRLQR, encoded by the coding sequence ATGGAAAATACGGACATTCCGCTGATACAGCGCTGCCTGGCAAACGACTCCGGGGCGTTTGAGGTGCTGCTGGACCGCTATAAAAAACAAATATTCAGCTTTATTTTCCGGCTGATAAGAAATCCGGAGGACGCCGAAGATCTGGCGCAGGATACGTTCATTAAGGCTTTCCGCAATTTAAATTCCTACAACTCCTCATATCCTTTTATAACATGGCTTTTCAGGATAGCGCACAACACCTGTGTGGATTTCCTGCGGGCCAAAAAGCCGCAGACACTTTCTATAGACGATGAAAACACGCCGGATATAGCGGACGGGCCGGATTCAACCCATAAAACAGTCGAATTAAAACTCCAGCAGGAAGAGGCCGAAAAACTGCTGGCTGCGCTGCCGCCGCTTTACAGCGAAGTCCTGCTGCTGCAATTCCGTGAGGACCTGCCGATAAAGCAGATAGCGGAAATACTCCAGATCCCGGAAGGAACGGTTAAGGTCAGGCTGTTCAGGGCGAAAGCTCTTATAAGGAAGAGATTACAACGATAG
- a CDS encoding class I SAM-dependent methyltransferase, protein MISAVKANKNYFREAYRSGLHGWEAEPSPYALRYLGRLRKKLPGAALLDLGCGEGRHAVAAARLGLRVIAVDTEPGALKRAKAKARAAGVTGLRFLKADALALPFARGSFDIILDFGCLHHQRKTDWPAYKRSILRALKPGGFLILSVFSPRFRFFKGTNRDWHIARGAYRRCFSKKDFPALFGKDFMVLSLTEAPNGFWHALLERGVK, encoded by the coding sequence ATGATATCAGCGGTCAAAGCCAATAAAAATTATTTCCGGGAGGCTTACCGCTCGGGCCTGCACGGCTGGGAAGCGGAGCCCAGCCCTTACGCGCTCCGCTACCTTGGCCGGCTCCGCAAAAAACTGCCCGGAGCGGCGCTTCTGGACCTGGGCTGCGGCGAGGGCAGGCACGCCGTCGCCGCCGCGCGTCTGGGATTGCGCGTGATCGCCGTAGACACCGAGCCGGGCGCCCTGAAACGGGCAAAGGCCAAAGCGCGCGCTGCCGGGGTTACCGGCTTGCGTTTTTTGAAGGCTGACGCGCTCGCGCTGCCGTTCGCCCGGGGAAGTTTCGATATTATTCTTGATTTCGGCTGTCTCCACCACCAGCGTAAGACCGACTGGCCGGCGTACAAGCGGTCCATCCTGCGGGCACTGAAACCGGGGGGATTTCTTATACTTTCGGTATTCAGCCCCCGTTTCCGATTCTTTAAGGGAACAAATCGGGACTGGCACATAGCGCGGGGGGCTTACCGCCGCTGTTTTTCCAAAAAAGACTTTCCGGCTCTTTTCGGAAAGGATTTTATGGTCCTTTCCCTGACGGAAGCCCCGAACGGTTTCTGGCACGCACTGCTGGAACGCGGTGTGAAATGA
- a CDS encoding oligopeptide transporter, OPT family yields the protein MDKKKSDYEFKPYIDTNQTIPEFTVQAVVLGFILSVLFNAANAYLGLKIGMTVSASIPSAIISMTVLRIILPKFFNRHGTILENNIVHAFASVGESLAAAIIFTVPAIIFMGGTITNSMVFMLGLTGGVLGLLLMVPLRHSLMVTEHKTLPFPEGSACSKVLIAGDKGGASAKPVFAGILTGGIFKFFMSGFMMFKDTISWSFASLNKAGFGYEISPLFLGVGYLVGLRISAVMFAGGAFGYWVLIPAINAFGGHNIISPGLIPIADMTTEDIRVNYVKYIGAGGVAFGGLISIIKSLPDIFSSLKYSLAGLSTKAEIKEGSQTQTKRDFEHTYIVWAGGVLGAIIGIFAFEIPWHLGPAAWDPVLRLFAGIITRIFLAGSAGALILGFCFWAIANSCAKVCHKFLRIEQDTPLPLVLAGVIAMFLLLWLVPLFDLTFWEALIVVIFSMFFTAVSARMVGLIGSTNQPVSGMTITALLSLTLLFVFMGHNKETAKVAAIMAGAVVCIAISVSGDLSQDLKTAALIGATPWKVQLAQVAGTLVSAVRSGFVLLILYWAYGFGAPTAAHPNALEAPQAQLMAKLVEGATGGNLPWLLLGLGGAIGLICELCGISALAFAIGLYLQITNWPMILLGGYIAYIVSRHAGGAPDEEHDPGSLFSSGLIAGDALMGIGLAIVTVLKWDKPLMLRDPNAGSFTFEAVLSTVLYLCIALALYLVARKKHRKAVV from the coding sequence ATGGATAAGAAAAAATCCGATTACGAGTTCAAACCTTACATCGATACAAATCAGACCATACCTGAATTCACCGTGCAGGCCGTGGTGCTGGGTTTTATTTTATCGGTGCTATTCAACGCCGCCAACGCCTACCTCGGCCTTAAGATAGGCATGACCGTTTCGGCCTCAATACCCTCGGCCATCATCTCAATGACGGTGTTGCGCATAATACTGCCTAAATTTTTCAACCGCCACGGCACCATACTTGAAAACAATATCGTGCACGCTTTCGCCTCAGTAGGCGAATCGCTGGCGGCGGCAATAATATTCACCGTGCCCGCCATCATTTTCATGGGCGGCACTATCACTAATTCCATGGTGTTCATGCTGGGGCTTACGGGCGGCGTGCTGGGACTTCTGCTGATGGTACCTCTGCGCCATTCTCTGATGGTGACGGAGCATAAAACCCTGCCCTTTCCGGAAGGCAGCGCCTGCTCAAAAGTGCTTATCGCCGGCGATAAAGGGGGCGCCTCGGCAAAGCCCGTGTTCGCCGGCATTCTGACAGGCGGCATATTCAAATTTTTCATGTCCGGCTTTATGATGTTCAAGGACACCATTTCGTGGAGTTTCGCCTCGCTTAACAAGGCGGGCTTCGGCTATGAAATTTCGCCCCTGTTCCTTGGCGTGGGCTATCTGGTGGGGCTTCGCATCTCGGCGGTGATGTTCGCGGGCGGCGCGTTCGGTTACTGGGTGCTTATACCCGCCATTAACGCTTTCGGCGGGCATAATATCATTTCACCCGGCCTCATACCCATAGCCGACATGACCACCGAGGACATAAGGGTCAATTATGTCAAATATATCGGCGCGGGCGGAGTGGCTTTCGGCGGCCTTATCAGCATTATAAAATCTCTGCCGGATATTTTCTCTTCTTTAAAGTACAGCTTGGCGGGCCTAAGCACGAAGGCCGAAATAAAGGAAGGCTCGCAGACACAGACCAAAAGAGATTTTGAACATACCTATATAGTGTGGGCGGGCGGGGTGTTGGGCGCCATTATAGGCATTTTCGCTTTTGAAATACCCTGGCACCTCGGGCCCGCGGCTTGGGACCCCGTGCTGCGGCTTTTCGCGGGAATAATCACGCGCATATTTTTAGCCGGTTCGGCCGGGGCTTTGATACTTGGTTTCTGCTTCTGGGCCATAGCCAACTCCTGCGCCAAAGTCTGCCATAAATTTCTCAGGATAGAACAGGACACGCCGCTGCCGCTGGTACTGGCCGGCGTGATAGCCATGTTCCTTTTACTGTGGCTGGTGCCGCTTTTTGACCTGACTTTCTGGGAAGCCCTGATAGTTGTTATCTTCTCAATGTTCTTTACGGCGGTCAGCGCGCGGATGGTGGGGCTTATCGGCAGCACCAACCAGCCTGTATCCGGCATGACTATAACGGCGCTTTTATCACTGACCCTGCTGTTCGTCTTCATGGGACATAATAAGGAAACGGCAAAGGTGGCGGCTATCATGGCGGGCGCGGTGGTGTGCATCGCTATCTCTGTTTCGGGTGACTTGTCGCAGGACCTTAAAACCGCGGCGCTCATAGGCGCAACGCCCTGGAAGGTTCAGTTGGCGCAGGTGGCCGGCACCCTGGTGTCGGCCGTGCGTTCGGGTTTTGTTCTGCTTATCCTTTACTGGGCTTACGGCTTTGGCGCGCCCACGGCAGCGCACCCGAACGCCCTTGAAGCTCCCCAGGCGCAATTAATGGCCAAGCTTGTGGAAGGCGCTACCGGGGGGAATCTGCCCTGGCTTTTACTCGGGCTTGGCGGGGCGATAGGGCTTATCTGCGAGCTGTGCGGCATTTCGGCTTTGGCCTTTGCCATCGGGCTTTATCTGCAGATAACCAACTGGCCCATGATACTTCTGGGCGGGTACATAGCATACATAGTTTCCAGGCACGCTGGCGGCGCGCCGGACGAGGAGCACGACCCGGGTTCGCTGTTCTCGTCGGGTCTGATAGCGGGCGACGCGCTGATGGGGATAGGTCTCGCCATCGTTACTGTGCTTAAATGGGACAAGCCCCTGATGCTCCGTGACCCGAACGCGGGCTCCTTTACTTTTGAAGCCGTTCTCTCCACCGTTCTCTACCTGTGCATAGCCCTGGCGCTCTACCTTGTGGCCAGGAAGAAACACAGGAAAGCGGTTGTTTAG
- a CDS encoding radical SAM protein has protein sequence MDTTEKLKILSGDARYDLACACGGGKEEHRRRGPDGRWLYPVALGNGRYTVLFKTLLSNACANDCKYCPLRAETNARRCALEPEETAETFINYFRKGKASGLFLSSGVTGTPDNTMERINAVARILRHKHGFRGYIHLKIIPGASEAAIEESFALAGAVSLNIEAPGKNRFERLSVKKDYERDIIHPMKFMARLAKKNERFSKVKCTTQFIVGASDETDSEIVRYMSGIYNQLKFQRVYFSAYQKGLGRPEIPGEQSGPAFFTEGPKCEANPALFPDWPECGAGPGAPAQAFLREHRLYQADFLMRRYGFNGSDIIFNTAGNLSLDRDPKQAWADAHPELYPVNVNKAERETLLKVPGFGPKAVADILKMRRAGRVAHIGELGIKGVRAEKIKRYAIFE, from the coding sequence ATGGACACAACTGAAAAGCTGAAAATTCTTTCCGGCGACGCGCGCTACGACCTAGCCTGTGCCTGCGGCGGCGGAAAGGAGGAGCACAGGCGCCGCGGGCCTGACGGCCGGTGGCTTTACCCGGTGGCGCTTGGGAACGGAAGGTATACGGTATTATTTAAAACCCTGCTTTCAAACGCCTGCGCCAACGACTGCAAATACTGCCCCCTGCGCGCGGAAACAAACGCACGCCGCTGCGCGCTTGAGCCGGAGGAAACGGCAGAAACCTTTATTAACTACTTCAGAAAGGGCAAAGCGTCCGGGCTGTTCCTCTCTTCCGGCGTGACCGGCACTCCGGACAACACAATGGAGAGGATTAACGCGGTGGCGCGTATTCTCAGGCACAAACACGGGTTCAGGGGCTACATACATCTGAAGATAATCCCAGGCGCGTCGGAGGCGGCTATAGAGGAATCTTTCGCGCTTGCCGGCGCTGTGTCTTTGAACATCGAAGCGCCGGGTAAAAACCGATTTGAGCGGCTTTCCGTTAAAAAGGATTACGAACGGGACATAATCCACCCGATGAAATTCATGGCACGGCTGGCGAAAAAAAACGAACGCTTTTCAAAAGTTAAATGCACCACCCAGTTCATAGTCGGCGCGTCGGATGAAACCGATTCGGAGATAGTAAGGTATATGTCCGGCATTTATAACCAACTGAAATTCCAGCGCGTTTATTTCTCCGCCTACCAGAAAGGCCTCGGCCGCCCCGAAATACCCGGCGAACAGTCCGGCCCGGCATTTTTTACAGAAGGGCCGAAGTGCGAGGCCAACCCCGCGCTTTTTCCGGACTGGCCGGAATGCGGGGCGGGCCCGGGCGCTCCGGCGCAGGCCTTCCTCAGGGAGCACCGGCTTTATCAGGCGGATTTCCTGATGAGGCGGTATGGTTTTAACGGAAGCGATATTATTTTCAACACCGCCGGCAACCTGAGCCTTGACCGCGATCCCAAACAGGCCTGGGCGGACGCGCATCCGGAATTGTATCCGGTTAATGTCAATAAGGCGGAACGCGAAACCCTTTTAAAAGTTCCGGGGTTCGGGCCAAAGGCGGTTGCCGATATTTTGAAGATGCGGCGCGCGGGCAGGGTCGCGCATATCGGAGAGCTGGGGATAAAAGGCGTAAGAGCGGAAAAGATAAAACGCTACGCGATTTTTGAGTAA
- a CDS encoding HAMP domain-containing sensor histidine kinase encodes MKINRFREIAINISLVFSALVFLVILGTADLILKDARNSVFKDMRLRSEIFSRRAGTAMFPKEDLFSLHFLVNTMMLDKVIKYALVSDSAGRVRSHSDPDKIGSIDASREGDAARNSKIPLTQNFKGDDGLNYFYFSEPILVGNRRLGTVAVAINSETMKYRLADTTRDLLLIFLAALGAMGLLFEIRSLVRKEQKAAALKSAMVHTVSHEFNNALTVIDAVIYLLEESEPEKSDASRAGLYRTLGYQRNSLKLYVKNILNEARMEAGRFKIEKKPLALRDLVASLVSAMEELMRRKKISFSLDMPEGPGVVDADHEALALVISNLMGNAVKYTPESGRIAVRLAPDAQKAGHINFCIENSGRGIAAADIEKIKTEFFRTGEGQAAAEGFGLGLKICNDMLLLHGSSLEVTSEPGKNACFCFSLPVAAENIK; translated from the coding sequence ATGAAAATCAACAGGTTCAGGGAGATAGCAATAAACATCTCCCTCGTTTTTTCCGCGCTGGTGTTCCTGGTTATACTGGGTACCGCCGACCTCATACTCAAGGACGCCAGAAACTCCGTCTTCAAAGATATGCGCCTGCGCTCCGAAATATTCTCAAGGAGGGCCGGCACGGCCATGTTCCCGAAAGAAGACCTGTTCTCGCTGCACTTCCTCGTGAACACCATGATGCTGGACAAGGTCATAAAATACGCCTTGGTGTCCGACAGCGCCGGCAGAGTACGTTCACACTCCGACCCCGACAAGATAGGGAGTATAGACGCGAGCCGCGAGGGGGACGCGGCAAGGAACTCCAAGATTCCGCTGACGCAGAATTTCAAGGGCGATGACGGCCTGAATTATTTTTATTTTTCCGAGCCTATACTCGTGGGAAACAGACGGCTTGGCACCGTCGCAGTGGCTATCAACAGCGAAACCATGAAATACCGCCTGGCCGACACCACGCGCGATCTGCTGCTTATTTTCCTGGCGGCGCTGGGCGCCATGGGGCTGCTGTTTGAGATAAGGTCGCTGGTCCGCAAGGAGCAAAAAGCCGCCGCGTTAAAATCGGCCATGGTGCACACCGTCAGCCATGAATTCAACAACGCGCTCACGGTCATCGACGCCGTCATTTACCTGCTGGAGGAATCCGAGCCAGAAAAAAGCGACGCTTCACGCGCAGGCCTGTACCGGACCCTCGGCTATCAACGGAATTCTCTGAAGCTCTACGTAAAGAACATCCTGAACGAGGCCAGAATGGAAGCCGGCCGGTTTAAGATAGAAAAGAAGCCGCTGGCGCTGCGCGATCTGGTGGCCAGCTTAGTGTCGGCCATGGAAGAGCTGATGCGCAGGAAGAAGATTTCTTTTTCGCTCGACATGCCCGAGGGACCGGGCGTGGTGGACGCCGACCATGAAGCGCTGGCGCTGGTGATCTCCAACCTGATGGGCAATGCCGTCAAATACACTCCGGAAAGCGGCAGGATAGCGGTCCGGCTGGCGCCTGACGCCCAAAAAGCCGGCCACATAAATTTTTGCATAGAGAATTCCGGCCGCGGCATCGCCGCCGCCGATATAGAGAAGATAAAGACTGAATTTTTCAGGACCGGGGAAGGCCAGGCCGCCGCCGAGGGCTTCGGGCTTGGGCTTAAGATCTGCAACGACATGCTGCTGCTGCACGGCAGCTCGCTGGAAGTTACAAGTGAGCCAGGCAAAAACGCCTGTTTTTGTTTCTCTCTTCCAGTGGCGGCGGAGAACATAAAGTAA
- a CDS encoding SIS domain-containing protein: protein MCGVIGLRCEKDRKDLGAVASRLLRMLEYRGYDSTGALIQDSAGNIVLKKDVGAPTIITKKLGIDKLAGKLFCGQVRWATFGMVTKENAQPHDVRCHTHIYGAHNGNITNCDQLKEWLVSRGHDVKSDNDGEMLVHTIEHFFAIELKKLKDSKNKEQRYAAFKAAIIKAAKKTTGSFAAVVVDPVTELMACIKAGSSLYMGEGTHDGQGGFVIASSDLASVLSMTKTLYPIKEDEFALYTHEKADFYNIKTGESIKKDTTRSHLKVEEAELKKPFKYFMEQEIAGEVDAAGKVIKYFADKSPLIALTRKVTAKYPELVKELKAEILRLASITQVSELKTEVAGFLRSKATEKVPAFVRDCRPSLSTLPFESYLADFFEELRGVLGPEKNNPAIKFADALFMLEEIEDAGIRVDAFVRRLTACYKSGNTAYFVACGTSYNAAKCASVFFNKIAGVNITAYLPGDFRSQCLEAVENGDILIGISQSGETKDLIDIFNQVKEAGKKVVHINIVNNVNSTIALEKSDIFIPLHCGPEIAVPATKSFINQLLVLYILAVYLAGHFLKERIRSISKENLEKHRRNIYLIPELIGAAIKNCRDSVRQASLDLFLEPSIHILATGMQGIAREGALKVREVVLNHTEGFEAPEFKHGPNTILGVNTIFGMEGVGGLVNKFSDTIKYAISRKAGKNLPAESLYRIFRAVSDYAFFDIKPEGLSSEESGIFTGIFREHNFFESMYTNYPLIFVTGPNSRDINLTISQINTHKIRGANIYVIAEENRILRDTAEKSVPSMYSKTYRSGYIVLPRTGDDLLVFFTSSVVLQLLAFEMSVRKMKFLDRLEIRDHGVHPDSPKNVSKSITVD, encoded by the coding sequence ATGTGCGGTGTGATAGGTCTGCGCTGCGAAAAAGACAGGAAGGATCTGGGCGCTGTCGCCTCCAGGCTTTTAAGAATGCTTGAATACCGCGGCTACGATTCCACCGGCGCGCTTATACAGGATTCCGCCGGGAATATTGTGTTGAAGAAGGATGTAGGCGCTCCCACGATAATCACGAAAAAACTGGGAATTGACAAGCTGGCCGGCAAACTGTTCTGCGGCCAGGTGCGCTGGGCCACGTTCGGAATGGTGACGAAAGAAAACGCCCAGCCCCATGATGTACGCTGCCACACACATATATACGGCGCTCACAACGGCAACATCACCAATTGCGACCAGCTGAAAGAATGGCTTGTCAGCCGCGGTCATGACGTGAAAAGCGATAACGACGGGGAAATGCTTGTTCACACTATTGAACACTTTTTCGCCATCGAGCTAAAAAAACTCAAAGACAGCAAGAACAAAGAACAAAGATACGCGGCTTTTAAGGCCGCGATAATTAAAGCCGCTAAAAAAACAACGGGCTCCTTTGCCGCCGTGGTCGTAGACCCTGTCACCGAGCTTATGGCCTGCATTAAGGCCGGCAGCAGCCTTTATATGGGCGAGGGGACGCATGACGGGCAGGGCGGTTTTGTTATCGCTTCGTCGGACCTGGCCAGCGTTCTTTCGATGACAAAAACACTTTATCCGATAAAAGAGGACGAGTTCGCGCTTTACACGCATGAAAAAGCCGATTTTTATAACATTAAAACCGGAGAGAGCATCAAAAAAGATACGACCAGAAGCCACCTGAAAGTGGAGGAAGCAGAACTGAAAAAGCCGTTTAAATATTTCATGGAACAGGAAATCGCGGGCGAAGTTGACGCCGCCGGAAAAGTTATAAAATATTTTGCCGACAAGTCGCCCCTGATCGCTCTCACCCGGAAAGTGACCGCTAAGTACCCTGAACTGGTTAAGGAGCTCAAAGCAGAAATACTCAGGCTGGCCTCCATAACGCAAGTTTCGGAACTCAAAACGGAAGTGGCCGGATTCCTGAGATCAAAGGCGACTGAAAAAGTTCCGGCTTTTGTCCGGGACTGCCGTCCCTCCCTAAGCACGCTTCCTTTTGAATCTTATCTCGCAGATTTTTTTGAGGAGCTGCGCGGCGTTCTCGGCCCGGAGAAAAACAACCCGGCGATCAAGTTCGCCGACGCGCTTTTTATGCTGGAAGAGATAGAAGACGCCGGGATAAGGGTCGACGCTTTTGTGAGACGGCTAACCGCATGTTACAAAAGCGGCAACACGGCCTATTTTGTGGCCTGCGGGACTTCATATAACGCCGCGAAATGCGCTTCGGTTTTTTTCAACAAGATAGCCGGCGTCAACATTACGGCCTATCTGCCGGGGGATTTCAGGTCGCAATGCCTGGAGGCGGTTGAGAACGGCGACATTCTCATCGGCATAAGCCAGAGCGGGGAGACAAAAGACCTGATAGATATTTTCAACCAGGTGAAAGAAGCGGGCAAAAAAGTAGTCCATATCAATATCGTGAACAATGTCAATTCCACTATCGCCCTTGAAAAGTCGGACATTTTTATCCCGCTGCACTGCGGCCCTGAAATAGCGGTACCCGCCACAAAAAGCTTCATCAATCAGCTTCTGGTACTTTATATCCTGGCCGTCTATCTGGCCGGGCACTTTTTAAAGGAAAGAATAAGATCGATTTCAAAAGAAAACCTTGAAAAACACAGGCGGAACATTTACCTTATTCCGGAACTGATCGGCGCAGCGATAAAGAACTGCCGTGACTCGGTCCGGCAGGCCAGCCTTGACCTGTTCCTTGAGCCGAGCATACATATACTGGCCACCGGAATGCAGGGGATAGCCAGGGAAGGGGCGCTCAAGGTCCGCGAAGTGGTTTTGAACCACACGGAAGGTTTTGAAGCCCCGGAGTTCAAGCACGGACCCAACACGATACTCGGCGTGAACACTATCTTCGGGATGGAAGGCGTCGGCGGGCTTGTGAACAAATTTTCGGACACTATCAAATACGCCATAAGCCGGAAAGCCGGAAAAAATTTACCGGCGGAAAGCCTGTACAGGATTTTCCGCGCCGTGTCCGACTACGCTTTTTTCGACATTAAACCGGAAGGCCTTTCCAGTGAAGAATCCGGGATATTCACCGGCATCTTCAGGGAGCATAATTTTTTCGAGAGCATGTACACTAATTATCCCCTTATCTTTGTCACCGGACCGAATTCCAGGGATATCAACCTTACTATTTCCCAGATCAATACGCATAAGATACGGGGCGCGAATATCTATGTGATAGCCGAGGAAAACAGGATCCTGCGGGACACCGCAGAGAAAAGCGTCCCCTCCATGTACTCGAAAACCTACAGATCTGGATACATCGTCCTTCCCAGGACGGGCGATGACCTGCTTGTTTTTTTCACAAGTTCGGTGGTACTGCAGCTTCTTGCCTTCGAGATGAGCGTAAGAAAAATGAAATTTCTCGACCGGCTTGAGATACGGGACCACGGCGTGCATCCCGACTCGCCGAAAAATGTCAGCAAATCCATAACGGTCGATTAG